AACAACTCTAAAAGCGGCAAGTATGTCAGTATGAATTTGGATATGCTTGTACATAATGAGGATGATAGAAATTTCATCTATGAAGCACTAAAACAACACCAAAATATAAAAATGGTACTTTAAAAAAGGATTTATTATGAACTTAGAAGAACTAGCAAACAGTTTTAAAAACCTCTATAACAAGAAATTCAAAAGCTTGGACAAAAGAGTAACTTCCGTTATAAACGCCGCTAAAGATGAGCAAAGTATATATATTAACAAGCTTAATCTTAATGAGATAAAAGTGGTAGCAACAACGATATTAGATATTGAGACACAGAAACTTCATAGTGAACTTGAAGAACTTCTTGCAAAAAAAGAGCAGCTACAAAGAGCATTAGACAGAAAGTCTCATGAACTTCAAGAAGCAAAATACAGTGTGTTTAATAGCATAGAAACTCTTGTAGATAAAGAGGATCTTCAAACTTTAGCAAAACTTCATCAAGTAAAACTCCAAACTATTGATCTTTTTGATTTACTTAGCGAAACAGTTGAGTCGGCAATTATCACTGCTTTAGAAAAATCAAAAGACAGCGAGGCAAATGAAACCATTAAAGAGCTTATAAAAGAGCTTACATACCAGACAATTAAAGAGGGAACGCTCAATACTATAAGGGTAAGAAAGATTCTCTCAACCATACTCCATTCAGCTATTGATATAGCAGAGGCAACGCCAAATATTTCAGAAGATATCTTAGAAGCGACACTAAAAGGTATGAGAGCTGGTCTTCTTCACTCTATCGATAGATTTAAAGAGAGATTAGCATTTATACCTTTAGAGGCTAAGCATATACTTATTGAAGATTATGACACGATTATGGAGGACTTAAATCAGACTGATACTTTATTTTTACAGGTTGTTCAAACTCAGGCGAACGAGAGTAGTCAGAGTACTAGAAAAATTCTTATAGAGCTTAACAAAAAAATGCACTATGACCTTGAAGAGTTAGTTCATATATCTAAAGAGGCTGCGCAGGTTATGAAAGATAGATTCTCTGTCTTGGCAAAAACAGCTGCAAACAAGGCAGATACGGCACTTAAGTCTGATACAGCCAAAGAGGCAAAAAGAATGGGAAT
The sequence above is drawn from the Candidatus Sulfurimonas baltica genome and encodes:
- a CDS encoding DUF6781 family protein, whose translation is MNLEELANSFKNLYNKKFKSLDKRVTSVINAAKDEQSIYINKLNLNEIKVVATTILDIETQKLHSELEELLAKKEQLQRALDRKSHELQEAKYSVFNSIETLVDKEDLQTLAKLHQVKLQTIDLFDLLSETVESAIITALEKSKDSEANETIKELIKELTYQTIKEGTLNTIRVRKILSTILHSAIDIAEATPNISEDILEATLKGMRAGLLHSIDRFKERLAFIPLEAKHILIEDYDTIMEDLNQTDTLFLQVVQTQANESSQSTRKILIELNKKMHYDLEELVHISKEAAQVMKDRFSVLAKTAANKADTALKSDTAKEAKRMGIQAWGVAKSALGNAIKSAKSVMEPKE